The Zobellia alginiliquefaciens genome contains a region encoding:
- a CDS encoding Gfo/Idh/MocA family protein yields MPKKIRLGILGGGGDSLIGVLHRVASHINDNYQIVGAVFNPDFEQNMAFAKEIDVPTNRIYKDFDTLIEEEMKLPEDERIQVCSILTPNFLHFPMALKLLENGFSVICEKPMTTTLEEAKKLQAAHEKAGTVFALTHTYTGYPMVRQMREMIKNGELGKIHKVDAVYYQGWINEIIHDQEKRSSVWRLDPKKAGISSCIGDIGVHAFNMVEYTTGLKIKSILSDFNYLYEDNQMDVDGTVLIRMSDHVKGVIRSSQVATGEENGLGIAIYGEKGAFRWEQENPNYLYVMSDTKPTQVYKPGHAYNSELSLGGTKLPPGHPEGIFDSMANIYLGVAKAIRGEQYDSGEYPTMTDGVRGMNFIEATVESHKNGNTWVELED; encoded by the coding sequence ATGCCAAAGAAAATCAGACTCGGAATTTTAGGTGGAGGTGGTGACTCCCTAATAGGTGTGTTGCATCGTGTAGCATCTCATATAAATGATAACTATCAAATTGTTGGGGCTGTATTCAACCCAGATTTTGAGCAAAATATGGCTTTTGCCAAAGAAATAGACGTACCTACAAATCGTATTTATAAGGATTTTGATACGTTGATCGAGGAAGAAATGAAATTGCCGGAAGATGAACGTATTCAAGTATGTTCTATTCTTACGCCAAATTTCCTTCACTTTCCAATGGCGTTGAAATTATTGGAAAACGGTTTTAGCGTTATTTGTGAAAAACCGATGACAACCACCTTAGAGGAAGCCAAAAAATTACAGGCGGCCCATGAAAAGGCCGGTACTGTTTTTGCCTTAACGCATACTTATACCGGTTACCCAATGGTACGCCAGATGCGTGAAATGATCAAGAACGGAGAGCTTGGTAAAATTCACAAAGTAGATGCAGTGTACTATCAAGGGTGGATAAATGAAATTATTCATGATCAAGAAAAACGTTCTTCGGTTTGGCGTTTGGATCCTAAAAAAGCGGGAATTAGCTCTTGTATAGGTGATATTGGGGTGCATGCCTTCAATATGGTAGAATACACCACAGGTTTAAAAATCAAATCTATTTTGAGTGACTTCAACTATTTGTATGAAGACAATCAGATGGATGTAGATGGAACAGTGCTTATTAGAATGAGCGACCATGTTAAAGGTGTGATTAGAAGTAGCCAAGTTGCTACCGGTGAGGAAAATGGTCTTGGGATTGCCATTTATGGCGAAAAAGGAGCTTTCAGATGGGAGCAAGAAAATCCGAACTATTTGTACGTAATGAGCGATACAAAACCAACACAGGTGTATAAGCCAGGTCACGCATATAATAGCGAACTTTCTTTAGGTGGAACAAAACTACCTCCAGGACACCCAGAAGGTATTTTTGATTCTATGGCCAATATCTACCTTGGGGTAGCAAAAGCTATTAGGGGAGAGCAATATGACAGCGGTGAATATCCAACCATGACCGATGGTGTTCGGGGCATGAATTTCATTGAAGCCACTGTGGAATCTCATAAAAATGGTAATACTTGGGTAGAGTTGGAAGACTAA